One window of Lawsonibacter asaccharolyticus genomic DNA carries:
- a CDS encoding methyltransferase gives MEHKGTVYFFTGLSGAGKTTVGSLFYRRLKNTKPNAVYLDGDEIRVAFGEDVGYTNDERLRWAGRIFRVCKLLSDQGIDVVCCSIAMYQSVRAWNRANIPNYKEIYLRVKPETLLARNQKGLYTGGHNVVGVDLPFDEPQTPDLIIQNDGERTPLEAVEEIERVLYPNIVENPIDNRDYWNRYYQDGLCPMDPSPFARYAATLVEPGRTLVDLGCGNGRDALYFASLGLSVIAIDLSDTAIQTLRERGGDNPRFLCGDFINAPIHRPASYDYAYSRFTIHAINQQQERMLLLAMHRAIKPGGKFFIEVRGVHDPLYGRGQPQEKNAFFYNNHYRRFIVMEELTASLQEAGFRVEYAQERTGFAPYGNDDPPVIRIVAIRKEMKA, from the coding sequence ATGGAACACAAGGGAACCGTTTACTTTTTCACCGGCCTCTCCGGCGCGGGCAAGACCACCGTAGGCAGCCTCTTTTACCGGCGGCTCAAAAACACCAAGCCCAACGCGGTCTATCTGGACGGTGACGAGATCCGGGTGGCCTTCGGTGAGGATGTGGGCTACACCAACGACGAGCGCCTCCGATGGGCGGGGCGGATCTTCCGGGTGTGTAAGCTCCTCTCCGACCAAGGCATCGACGTGGTGTGCTGCTCCATCGCCATGTATCAGAGCGTCCGGGCCTGGAACCGGGCCAATATCCCCAATTACAAGGAGATCTATCTGAGGGTGAAGCCGGAGACCCTGCTGGCCCGGAACCAGAAGGGGCTCTACACCGGGGGGCACAATGTGGTGGGGGTGGACCTGCCCTTTGACGAGCCCCAGACCCCCGATCTGATCATTCAGAACGACGGAGAACGCACCCCTCTGGAGGCGGTGGAGGAGATCGAGCGGGTCCTGTATCCCAACATCGTCGAAAACCCCATCGATAACCGGGACTACTGGAACCGCTATTATCAGGACGGCCTCTGTCCCATGGACCCCTCCCCCTTTGCCCGGTATGCCGCCACTCTGGTGGAACCGGGACGGACCCTGGTGGACCTGGGCTGCGGCAACGGGCGGGACGCCCTCTACTTTGCCTCCCTGGGCCTCTCTGTCATCGCCATTGACCTGTCAGATACGGCCATTCAGACGCTGCGGGAGCGGGGCGGAGACAACCCGCGCTTCCTCTGCGGGGACTTTATCAACGCCCCCATCCACCGGCCTGCCAGCTATGACTATGCGTACAGCCGCTTTACCATCCACGCCATCAACCAGCAGCAGGAGCGGATGCTGCTGCTGGCCATGCACCGCGCGATCAAGCCCGGCGGAAAGTTTTTCATCGAGGTGCGGGGCGTCCATGATCCGCTGTACGGCAGGGGACAGCCCCAGGAGAAAAACGCGTTCTTCTACAACAATCATTACCGACGCTTCATCGTCATGGAGGAGCTGACCGCCTCTCTGCAGGAGGCGGGGTTCCGCGTAGAGTACGCTCAGGAGCGGACCGGCTTCGCCCCCTACGGAAATGATGACCCGCCGGTGATACGGATCGTTGCTATCCGCAAGGAGATGAAAGCATGA
- a CDS encoding resolvase protein, translating into MEYGYVRVSGKSQNEERQLYAMEKAGIARERLYIDKQSGKDFNRPEYQRLLRKLREGDALFVQSIDRLGRNYEEILEHWGLLTRKKKVDIVVLDFPLLDTRGRGEDQSLTGKFLADMVLQILAYVAQKERENIRQRQAEGIAVAKASGKRWGRKKKNLPPDFPALYTAWKNGEISEGQLLEVCGMKRSTLYKRLQEKRACQRE; encoded by the coding sequence GTGGAATATGGATATGTTCGGGTGTCGGGAAAGAGTCAGAATGAGGAGAGGCAGCTCTATGCCATGGAGAAGGCGGGGATCGCCAGGGAGAGGCTTTACATCGACAAGCAGAGCGGGAAGGATTTCAACCGCCCGGAATACCAGCGCCTGCTCCGCAAGCTGCGGGAGGGAGACGCGCTCTTTGTCCAGAGCATCGACAGGCTGGGGCGGAACTATGAGGAGATCCTGGAGCACTGGGGGCTGCTGACCCGGAAAAAGAAGGTGGATATCGTGGTATTGGACTTTCCTCTCCTGGACACCAGGGGGAGGGGAGAGGACCAGAGCCTCACCGGGAAATTCCTGGCCGACATGGTGCTGCAGATACTGGCCTATGTGGCACAGAAAGAGCGGGAAAACATACGTCAGAGACAGGCGGAGGGCATCGCCGTGGCGAAGGCCAGCGGGAAGCGCTGGGGGAGAAAAAAGAAAAACTTACCTCCTGATTTCCCGGCACTCTACACGGCCTGGAAAAATGGGGAGATAAGTGAGGGGCAGCTTCTGGAAGTCTGCGGAATGAAGCGCAGCACGCTGTATAAACGTCTGCAGGAGAAGAGGGCGTGCCAGAGGGAGTAG
- a CDS encoding carbon storage regulator: MLVLGVRSGEYITIGQDIVIQVVKAGEVTRLAVQAPRECPVVRGKLVESSGGAPDCIRKLRQKKTPPHTSRFKQDRDETGALSE, from the coding sequence ATGCTGGTGTTGGGAGTGCGCTCCGGCGAATACATCACCATCGGACAGGATATCGTGATCCAGGTCGTCAAGGCCGGTGAAGTGACGCGGCTCGCCGTTCAGGCGCCCAGGGAGTGCCCTGTGGTGCGGGGAAAGCTGGTGGAGTCCAGCGGCGGGGCGCCCGACTGCATCCGTAAGCTGCGCCAGAAGAAGACACCTCCCCATACATCAAGATTCAAACAGGACCGGGACGAGACCGGGGCCCTGTCTGAATAG
- a CDS encoding alcohol dehydrogenase — translation MLAYTYLERGKFALLDKPKPVLLDPGDAVVRVTLASICTSDLHIKHGSVPRAVPGVTVGHEMVGVVEETGPDVRTLRPGDRVAVNVETFCGSCFFCRHGWVNNCTDPSGGWALGCRIDGGQAEYVRVPYADQGLTKIPHAVTDRQALFVGDILATGYWAAQISQISPEDTVLVLGAGPTGLCTLQCVLLENPRRVIVCERDPQRLAFVRAHYPQVLALEPEGLREAVLAHSAHRGADVVLEVAGSEDTFRLAWECARPNAVVTVVALYDRPQLLPLPDMYGKNLTFKTGGVDGCNCAQTLDLIAAGKLDTTSLITHTYPLKDIDAAYQLFESRREGVIKVAIQP, via the coding sequence ATGCTCGCCTACACCTATCTGGAGCGGGGGAAATTCGCCCTGCTGGACAAGCCAAAGCCGGTCCTGCTGGACCCTGGGGACGCGGTCGTCCGGGTCACGCTGGCCAGCATCTGCACCAGCGATCTGCACATCAAGCACGGCTCTGTTCCCCGGGCGGTGCCCGGCGTCACGGTGGGACACGAGATGGTAGGCGTGGTGGAGGAGACAGGCCCGGACGTCCGTACCCTCCGCCCCGGAGACCGGGTGGCCGTCAATGTGGAGACCTTCTGCGGCTCCTGCTTTTTCTGCCGACACGGCTGGGTCAACAACTGCACCGATCCCAGCGGCGGCTGGGCCCTTGGCTGCCGCATCGACGGCGGGCAGGCGGAGTATGTCCGGGTCCCCTATGCCGACCAGGGGCTGACCAAGATCCCTCACGCCGTAACGGACCGGCAGGCCCTGTTCGTGGGGGACATCCTGGCCACCGGATACTGGGCCGCTCAGATCTCCCAGATCTCACCGGAGGACACGGTGCTCGTCCTGGGCGCCGGCCCCACCGGCCTGTGCACTCTCCAGTGCGTCCTGCTGGAAAACCCCAGGCGGGTCATCGTCTGTGAGCGGGACCCCCAGCGCCTGGCTTTCGTCCGTGCCCACTATCCTCAGGTGCTGGCACTGGAGCCGGAGGGGCTCCGGGAGGCGGTCCTGGCCCACAGCGCCCATAGAGGGGCGGATGTAGTGCTGGAGGTAGCGGGCAGCGAGGACACCTTCCGTCTGGCCTGGGAGTGCGCCAGGCCCAATGCGGTGGTGACGGTGGTGGCCCTTTACGACCGGCCGCAGCTGCTCCCTCTGCCCGACATGTACGGCAAGAATCTCACCTTCAAGACCGGCGGGGTGGATGGTTGCAACTGTGCCCAGACCCTGGACCTGATCGCCGCCGGGAAGCTGGACACCACTTCCCTCATCACCCACACCTACCCTCTCAAGGACATCGACGCGGCCTACCAGCTCTTCGAGTCCCGGCGGGAGGGCGTCATCAAGGTGGCCATCCAGCCCTGA